In a single window of the Lebetimonas sp. JH292 genome:
- a CDS encoding flagellin A, producing MGFRINTNIAALNAHAAAVANNRELSDSLEKLSTGLRINKAADDASGLQIADSLRDQADSLGQAIRNANDAVGVMQIADKAMDEQVKILDTIKVKATQAAQDGQTTDTRKALQEDITRLMEELDNIAATTSYNGKKLLSGSFTNQKFQIGAYSNETVQASIGATSSDKIGNTRFETTADVAVSTASNSLNSYKLTFKSADGRRDIQLETVKVSTSAGTGIGVLAEVINKNSDLTGVRASWQVHGTGSSEIQAGTVHGLKINGVEIGDLTVQKADSDGTLVNAINAVKDETGVEAYIDHEGRLNLRSLDGRAIQVSTTSGSSILGGGSFANASASDTIVGRLTLTRLDARDIKITGTGISKIGITSNMAEATINLRTIKGSFSADQASAIGANANSVVGADNASGIGAGVTTLKGAMAVMDIAESAQKLLDKVRADIGSVQNQLVSTINNISVTQVNVKAAESQIRDVDFAAETANFQKHNLLAQSGSFALSQANAVQQNVLKLLQ from the coding sequence ATGGGCTTTAGAATAAATACAAACATTGCTGCATTAAATGCACATGCGGCAGCTGTGGCCAACAACAGGGAACTTAGCGATTCTTTGGAAAAACTTTCAACTGGACTTAGAATAAACAAAGCTGCGGATGACGCATCAGGTCTTCAGATTGCAGATTCTTTGAGAGATCAGGCTGACAGTTTAGGTCAGGCTATTAGAAATGCCAATGATGCCGTCGGCGTTATGCAAATTGCCGACAAAGCAATGGACGAACAGGTAAAAATTCTTGATACAATTAAAGTAAAAGCCACTCAGGCCGCACAGGACGGACAGACAACAGATACAAGAAAAGCGCTTCAGGAAGATATTACAAGATTAATGGAAGAGCTTGATAATATCGCAGCTACAACATCTTATAACGGTAAAAAACTCTTAAGCGGTAGTTTTACCAATCAAAAATTCCAAATAGGTGCTTATTCAAATGAAACAGTTCAGGCGAGTATAGGTGCCACATCTTCAGACAAAATAGGAAACACAAGATTTGAAACAACTGCGGATGTTGCTGTTTCTACTGCTTCCAATTCACTTAATAGCTATAAATTAACATTTAAATCAGCAGACGGAAGAAGAGATATACAATTAGAAACAGTAAAAGTATCAACAAGTGCAGGAACAGGAATAGGAGTACTTGCGGAAGTTATAAATAAAAACTCTGATTTAACAGGAGTCAGGGCATCATGGCAGGTACATGGAACAGGTTCAAGTGAAATACAAGCAGGCACCGTTCACGGATTAAAAATAAACGGGGTTGAAATAGGTGATCTTACTGTTCAAAAAGCAGACAGTGACGGAACATTGGTTAATGCAATTAATGCGGTAAAAGATGAAACCGGTGTGGAAGCTTATATAGATCATGAAGGCAGACTTAATCTAAGAAGTTTGGACGGTAGGGCAATTCAGGTTTCTACTACATCAGGCTCTTCAATACTTGGAGGGGGAAGTTTTGCAAATGCATCGGCATCAGATACAATTGTCGGAAGGCTTACATTAACAAGATTAGATGCAAGAGATATTAAAATTACCGGAACAGGTATTTCAAAAATAGGTATTACCAGTAACATGGCCGAGGCCACTATTAATTTAAGAACTATTAAAGGCTCTTTCAGTGCAGATCAGGCAAGTGCCATTGGAGCAAATGCAAATTCTGTGGTAGGAGCGGATAATGCAAGCGGAATAGGCGCAGGAGTTACAACACTAAAAGGTGCTATGGCTGTTATGGATATTGCCGAGAGTGCACAAAAACTTCTTGATAAAGTAAGAGCAGATATAGGTTCTGTACAAAATCAGTTGGTTAGTACAATAAACAATATTTCCGTAACACAGGTAAATGTAAAAGCGGCTGAATCTCAAATCAGAGATGTAGATTTTGCAGCTGAAACAGCTAATTTCCAAAAACATAATCTTTTAGCACAATCAGGAAGTTTTGCCTTGTCTCAGGCTAACGCAGTACAGCAGAATGTATTGAAATTGTTACAATAA
- a CDS encoding flagellin A, which produces MSFRIRTNVAALNAHAAEMVTNRNLNDSLEKLSTGLRINKAADDASGLQIADSLRDQADSLGQAIRNANDAVGVMQIADKAMDEQVKILNTIKVKATQAAQDGQTTDTRKALQEDITRLMEELDNIAQTTSYNGKKLLSGSFTNQKFQIGAYSNETITASIGATSSDKIGNTRFETTAYVAVSAGANSLKDVALKFKSVDGKRDITLEDVKISTSAGTGIGVLAEVINKNSNLTGVRASWKVQGTGSSEISSGTVHGLKINGVEIGDLTVQKADSDGTLVNAINAVKDQTGVEAYVDEQGRLNLRSLDGRAIKVSTTSASTVLGNGSFNKASGTDTIVGRLTFVRLDARDIKISGTNASLVGVTSKMAQATINLRTIKNRFNTTQASAIGANANSLIATDNASGIGAGVTTLKGAMAVMNISDSAAKLLDKIRGDIGSVQNQLVSTINNISVTQVNVKAAESQIRDVDFAAETANFKKWNLLAQSGSYALSQANASQQNVMRLLQ; this is translated from the coding sequence ATGAGTTTTAGAATCAGAACAAATGTAGCGGCTCTTAATGCGCATGCTGCAGAAATGGTAACAAACAGAAATTTAAATGATTCTCTTGAAAAATTAAGCACAGGGCTTAGAATAAACAAAGCAGCAGACGACGCATCAGGTCTTCAGATTGCGGATTCTTTAAGAGATCAGGCTGACAGTTTAGGTCAGGCTATTAGAAATGCCAATGATGCCGTCGGCGTTATGCAAATTGCCGACAAAGCAATGGATGAACAGGTAAAAATTCTTAATACAATTAAAGTAAAAGCCACTCAGGCCGCACAGGACGGACAGACAACAGATACAAGAAAAGCGCTTCAGGAAGATATTACAAGATTAATGGAAGAGCTTGATAATATTGCTCAAACAACATCTTATAACGGTAAAAAACTCTTAAGCGGTAGTTTTACCAATCAAAAATTCCAAATCGGTGCTTATTCAAATGAAACAATAACAGCAAGTATAGGTGCCACATCTTCAGACAAAATAGGAAACACAAGATTTGAAACAACTGCGTATGTTGCTGTTTCAGCAGGGGCAAATTCATTAAAAGATGTAGCTTTAAAATTTAAATCAGTAGACGGGAAAAGAGATATTACATTAGAAGATGTAAAAATATCAACAAGTGCCGGAACAGGTATAGGGGTGCTTGCGGAAGTTATCAATAAAAACTCTAATTTAACTGGTGTCAGGGCTTCATGGAAGGTACAGGGAACAGGCTCAAGTGAGATTAGTTCCGGTACTGTTCACGGATTAAAAATAAACGGTGTGGAAATAGGTGACCTTACTGTTCAAAAAGCAGACAGTGACGGAACATTGGTTAATGCAATTAATGCGGTAAAAGACCAAACCGGTGTGGAAGCATATGTAGACGAGCAGGGAAGATTAAATCTAAGAAGTTTGGACGGTAGGGCAATTAAGGTTTCTACCACATCAGCATCAACAGTATTAGGAAACGGAAGTTTTAACAAAGCTTCAGGAACAGATACAATTGTCGGAAGGCTTACTTTTGTAAGACTTGATGCAAGGGATATTAAAATCAGTGGAACAAATGCTTCTTTGGTTGGTGTAACAAGTAAAATGGCTCAGGCCACTATTAATTTAAGAACAATCAAAAACAGATTTAATACGACTCAGGCAAGTGCTATTGGAGCAAATGCTAACTCATTAATAGCTACAGATAATGCAAGCGGAATAGGCGCAGGGGTTACAACTCTAAAAGGTGCTATGGCTGTTATGAATATTTCAGACAGTGCAGCTAAATTACTTGATAAAATCAGAGGTGATATTGGTTCTGTACAAAATCAATTAGTAAGTACAATTAACAACATTTCAGTAACACAAGTAAATGTAAAAGCGGCTGAATCTCAAATTAGAGATGTAGATTTTGCAGCTGAGACTGCTAATTTCAAAAAATGGAATTTATTGGCACAATCAGGAAGTTATGCATTGTCTCAGGCTAATGCTTCTCAACAAAATGTAATGAGACTTTTACAATAA
- a CDS encoding glycosyltransferase family 2 protein encodes MLISVLIDNYNYGKFLSECTESVLDQTYQNFEIIIVDDGSSDNSKEIIEKYANKDKRIKPIFKKNGGQASAFNEGFKHCNGEIICFLDSDDKFLPNKLKKIKEIYEKGYEYIVNDYKLIGNTAYKGPYYPYGGYNMFLVYYLTFFAGSTTSNISISKKLANQIFPIPYEKFFKIRADDVIVFISNLMTEMFFIDKELSEYRIHGDNLFACNNSDTLKDKFYRDYILHKIKKYYLDKINIEKRFFENPYDLYLEFTTKQIYDFNIFKLYLKI; translated from the coding sequence ATGCTAATTTCAGTTTTAATAGATAATTATAATTATGGAAAATTTTTATCAGAATGTACCGAAAGTGTTTTAGATCAAACATATCAGAATTTTGAAATTATTATTGTTGATGACGGAAGCAGTGACAATTCAAAAGAAATAATTGAAAAATATGCTAATAAAGATAAAAGAATTAAACCTATATTTAAAAAAAATGGAGGGCAGGCAAGCGCATTTAATGAAGGTTTTAAACATTGCAATGGGGAAATAATTTGTTTTTTAGATAGTGATGATAAATTTCTACCAAATAAACTTAAAAAAATTAAAGAAATATATGAAAAAGGTTATGAATATATAGTTAATGATTATAAATTAATTGGAAATACTGCTTATAAAGGTCCATATTATCCATATGGAGGATATAATATGTTTTTAGTTTATTATTTAACTTTTTTTGCAGGAAGCACTACATCTAATATTTCAATATCAAAAAAACTGGCAAACCAAATTTTTCCAATTCCTTATGAAAAATTTTTTAAAATCAGAGCTGATGATGTTATTGTTTTTATATCTAATTTAATGACAGAAATGTTTTTCATTGATAAAGAATTAAGTGAATACAGAATACATGGAGACAATTTATTTGCATGTAATAATTCTGATACTTTAAAAGATAAATTTTACAGAGATTATATATTACATAAAATAAAGAAATACTATTTAGATAAAATTAATATAGAAAAAAGATTTTTTGAAAATCCATATGATTTATATTTAGAATTTACTACAAAGCAAATTTATGATTTTAATATTTTTAAATTATATTTAAAAATATAG
- a CDS encoding UDP-glucuronic acid decarboxylase family protein, whose amino-acid sequence MKKILIAGGAGFIGSHLCKKLLEENNEVICIDNLLTGQKNNIYNHKNYKFIKNDIINPIDIKVDEIYNLACPASPKQYFKYPIYTTKISVIGTLNLLELAYKYNAKFLQASTSEIYGDPEVHPQTEEYFGNVNTIGPRACYDEGKRCAETLCSNFKREKNINVKIVRIFNTYGPHMRADDGRVISNFIVQALTNKDITIYGDGKQTRSFCYVDDLVNGLIKMMNSNENGPINIGNPEEYSIIEVAEKIINLTNPKSKIKFLNKMEDDPKVRKPDIKKAKKLLNWQPKISFNEGLKKTIKYFKEQL is encoded by the coding sequence TTGAAAAAAATTTTAATAGCAGGCGGAGCCGGTTTTATAGGAAGCCATTTATGCAAAAAACTACTTGAAGAGAATAATGAAGTAATTTGTATTGACAATTTACTCACAGGCCAGAAAAATAATATCTATAATCACAAAAATTATAAATTTATTAAAAATGACATTATTAATCCAATTGATATAAAAGTTGATGAAATATACAATTTAGCTTGTCCTGCTTCTCCTAAACAATATTTTAAATATCCAATTTACACAACAAAAATTTCTGTAATTGGTACTTTAAATTTATTAGAATTAGCTTATAAATATAATGCAAAATTTCTTCAGGCCTCTACCAGTGAAATTTATGGTGATCCTGAAGTTCATCCTCAAACGGAAGAATATTTCGGAAATGTAAATACCATAGGACCAAGAGCATGTTATGATGAAGGAAAAAGATGTGCAGAAACATTATGTAGTAATTTTAAAAGAGAAAAAAACATTAATGTAAAAATAGTCAGAATTTTTAATACTTATGGACCACATATGAGAGCGGATGATGGTAGGGTAATTAGCAATTTTATAGTTCAGGCATTGACAAATAAAGATATCACTATTTATGGAGACGGTAAACAAACAAGAAGTTTTTGTTATGTGGATGATTTAGTAAATGGACTTATTAAAATGATGAATTCAAATGAAAACGGCCCTATAAATATTGGAAATCCTGAAGAATATTCAATAATAGAAGTTGCTGAAAAAATAATAAACTTAACAAACCCGAAAAGTAAAATTAAATTTTTAAATAAAATGGAAGATGATCCAAAAGTTAGAAAACCTGATATTAAAAAAGCTAAAAAACTTTTAAATTGGCAACCAAAAATATCTTTTAATGAAGGATTAAAAAAAACCATTAAATATTTTAAAGAGCAATTATGA
- a CDS encoding DUF354 domain-containing protein — MNILFDLDMSKWALFFIPIIKKLKKNHTVIVTSRGGKGYSELNKILDLYKINYISIGEFGGADLENKLKASIQRQLQLIDVIKKYSIEKIVSGSVVDSSRVGFGLGIEVINFYDMPIKGHTTNLKSALPQIKLSIPLSTKIFKPFIIPDEIYLRLGLEKEQIIEYNFIDPLIWLKKFKFDKKYIESFYNKYNINRNKFTIVIREEEYKSSYVNKKYPFLYEAIPEIYKKFNANIIIIPRYESNYLKKEFPFAYVIEEKIFLQHLLKDADLFIGGGGTINTESCFLGTQTISTRSFISHYDKWQIDNNLMYWTNNKEELLNLVKKATEFKLKPNTEILDQMEVNSDLLINNIIQ, encoded by the coding sequence ATGAATATACTTTTTGATTTGGATATGTCAAAATGGGCACTTTTTTTTATACCTATAATAAAAAAATTAAAAAAAAACCATACTGTAATTGTAACTTCCCGAGGAGGAAAAGGATATTCAGAGCTTAATAAAATTTTAGATTTATATAAAATAAATTATATTTCTATTGGAGAATTTGGAGGCGCAGATTTAGAAAACAAATTAAAAGCCAGTATACAAAGACAATTACAATTAATCGATGTAATAAAAAAATACTCTATCGAAAAAATCGTAAGTGGAAGCGTAGTTGACAGTAGCAGAGTTGGATTTGGATTAGGTATTGAAGTTATTAACTTTTATGATATGCCAATTAAAGGTCATACAACAAATTTAAAATCAGCCCTTCCCCAAATAAAACTCTCTATTCCATTATCCACTAAAATATTTAAACCATTTATTATACCAGATGAAATTTATTTAAGATTGGGATTAGAAAAAGAACAAATTATTGAATATAATTTTATTGATCCTTTAATTTGGCTTAAAAAATTTAAATTTGATAAAAAATATATTGAAAGTTTTTATAATAAATACAACATAAATAGAAATAAATTTACAATAGTTATAAGAGAAGAAGAGTATAAATCAAGTTATGTAAATAAAAAATATCCTTTTTTATATGAAGCAATTCCAGAAATTTATAAAAAATTTAATGCAAATATTATAATAATTCCAAGATATGAAAGTAACTATCTAAAAAAAGAGTTTCCTTTTGCTTATGTGATAGAAGAAAAAATTTTTCTTCAGCATTTATTAAAAGACGCTGATTTATTCATTGGAGGTGGCGGAACAATAAATACTGAAAGCTGTTTTCTTGGCACTCAGACAATTTCAACAAGAAGTTTTATAAGCCATTACGATAAATGGCAGATTGATAATAATTTAATGTATTGGACAAACAATAAAGAAGAGCTATTAAATTTGGTAAAAAAAGCAACAGAATTTAAATTAAAACCAAATACTGAAATTTTAGATCAAATGGAAGTAAATTCAGATTTACTAATAAATAACATCATCCAATAA
- the pseH gene encoding UDP-4-amino-4,6-dideoxy-N-acetyl-beta-L-altrosamine N-acetyltransferase, which yields MKSFVDLTLDEKKEVLKWRNHPEIRKWMFDKNEISLKNHLEFIEKLKNDKSRLYFKVNDLGVINFKINKNSAEIGIHKNPEKKGVGKILIKKIIDYGFNMLNLNKLILYVYEDNLKAINLYKKYGFKETDKKNNLIKMELENENRKN from the coding sequence GTGAAAAGCTTCGTAGATTTAACATTGGATGAAAAAAAAGAAGTTTTAAAGTGGAGAAACCATCCAGAAATCAGGAAATGGATGTTTGATAAGAATGAAATTTCTTTAAAAAATCATTTAGAATTTATTGAAAAACTAAAAAACGATAAATCAAGACTATATTTTAAAGTAAATGATTTAGGAGTGATAAATTTTAAAATAAATAAAAACTCAGCAGAAATAGGAATTCATAAAAATCCTGAAAAAAAAGGTGTTGGAAAAATTTTAATTAAAAAAATTATTGATTATGGCTTTAATATGTTAAATTTAAATAAACTTATACTTTATGTATATGAAGATAATCTAAAAGCTATAAATTTATACAAAAAATATGGATTTAAAGAGACTGATAAAAAAAATAACTTAATAAAAATGGAGCTTGAAAATGAAAATAGGAAAAATTGA
- the pseG gene encoding UDP-2,4-diacetamido-2,4,6-trideoxy-beta-L-altropyranose hydrolase yields the protein MIIRIDFSSEIGLGHLKRIEAFVKKYNIKNSVIICKECNEKLTSLPVVKIKDEKEFFKEEKKLNPQKVIVDNYNFTYENEKEFKKLFPEIKLIVFDDLYYRHYADEVINVNLYAKKEKYIGKIPPFCKVTILPPLIREEFQKAKKKKDKKEGIFISFGGTDAKGIGLKVLKELKKLKFPVNFYTTSSNKNLIKLKRFCQVNKWCKLHIDENVAKGMAKSKFAIITPSTISWEAIHMNLPFIAIEIADNQKEIAKYLKEKRISVLKIRDIRKIGEKLRRFNIG from the coding sequence GTGATTATAAGAATTGATTTTTCAAGTGAAATTGGACTTGGACATTTAAAAAGAATAGAAGCTTTTGTAAAAAAATACAATATAAAAAATTCTGTAATTATTTGTAAAGAATGCAATGAAAAACTAACTTCTTTACCAGTTGTGAAAATAAAAGATGAAAAAGAGTTTTTTAAAGAAGAAAAAAAATTAAATCCACAAAAAGTAATTGTTGATAATTACAATTTTACTTATGAAAATGAAAAAGAGTTTAAAAAATTATTTCCTGAAATTAAGCTAATAGTATTTGACGACTTATACTATAGACACTATGCAGATGAAGTAATAAATGTAAATTTATACGCCAAAAAAGAAAAATACATTGGTAAAATCCCGCCTTTTTGCAAAGTTACAATACTTCCCCCGCTAATCAGGGAAGAATTTCAAAAAGCAAAAAAGAAAAAAGATAAAAAAGAAGGGATTTTTATCTCTTTTGGAGGAACTGATGCTAAGGGAATCGGACTTAAGGTTTTAAAAGAGTTAAAAAAACTGAAATTTCCTGTAAATTTTTATACAACAAGCTCTAATAAAAATTTAATTAAACTAAAAAGATTTTGCCAAGTAAATAAATGGTGCAAACTGCATATTGACGAAAATGTGGCTAAGGGAATGGCAAAAAGTAAATTTGCAATAATTACGCCAAGCACTATCTCGTGGGAAGCTATTCATATGAATTTACCTTTTATTGCTATTGAAATAGCCGATAATCAAAAAGAAATAGCCAAATATTTAAAAGAAAAAAGAATTTCTGTCTTAAAAATAAGGGATATAAGGAAAATTGGTGAAAAGCTTCGTAGATTTAACATTGGATGA
- the pseF gene encoding pseudaminic acid cytidylyltransferase, which produces MNICIIPARGGSKRIPKKNIKSFCGKPLIVYSIETAKKSNLFEKTVVSTDSEEIAEISKKYGAQILYRPKELSDDYTSSVDVFEHAINKLNKEKKYKYACMIYPTAPFLEVKYLKEGFEKLKNSDVCYSFSATTYDFPIWRGFEINHDKAKMFFPEFMEKRSQDLKEAFHDAGQFYWKKINCTEKFKFDGNIPIIIPRYLAQDIDTIEDFIRAEMMYKAYCDYKN; this is translated from the coding sequence ATGAATATATGTATAATACCGGCAAGAGGCGGCAGTAAAAGGATACCTAAAAAAAATATAAAATCTTTTTGTGGTAAACCGTTAATTGTTTATTCGATAGAAACGGCTAAAAAAAGTAATTTGTTTGAAAAAACAGTTGTTTCAACCGACAGTGAAGAAATAGCTGAAATTAGTAAAAAATACGGAGCCCAAATACTTTATAGACCAAAAGAGTTATCAGATGATTATACTTCAAGTGTTGATGTGTTCGAACATGCAATAAACAAACTTAACAAAGAAAAAAAATATAAATATGCCTGTATGATTTATCCAACAGCCCCTTTTTTAGAAGTTAAGTATTTAAAAGAAGGGTTTGAAAAATTAAAAAATTCAGATGTATGTTATTCTTTTTCTGCTACAACATATGATTTTCCCATATGGAGGGGATTTGAAATAAATCATGATAAAGCAAAAATGTTTTTTCCTGAATTTATGGAAAAAAGAAGTCAGGATTTAAAAGAAGCTTTCCATGATGCCGGACAGTTTTACTGGAAAAAAATAAATTGCACTGAAAAATTTAAATTTGACGGAAATATTCCGATAATTATTCCAAGATATTTAGCCCAGGATATTGATACAATTGAGGATTTTATAAGAGCTGAAATGATGTATAAGGCTTATTGTGATTATAAGAATTGA
- the pseC gene encoding UDP-4-amino-4,6-dideoxy-N-acetyl-beta-L-altrosamine transaminase, producing the protein MKRIPYSRQFIDENDKKAILETLESDFLTTGPKIKEFEEALCKYTGAKYAVAVSNGTAALHISSLILLNKGDLVLTTPNSFVATSNSILYAGAIPLFIDIKENGNIDLDKCIEIINQFGNRIKAVYAVHLSGNPVDMEKLVYIKKNYPYIKILEDASHAIGATYRWKMENGKWKINKIGDCQISDITTFSFHPVKNITTAEGGAILTNNEEIYKKALILRNHGIVRMENGKWKMENEDMAYDKKGNLNPWYYEMKELGFNYRITDMQCALGLSQLKKLDKFIQKKHYLAKRYDKAFENSIIKPLYKFNEFSAYHLYVVRVDFSKLDITKAELFYKLRKAGIFLQLHYIPINKQPYYKKLGYGSENLPKMYKYYEEAFSIPLYYSLSEKEQDYVIEKLFEALK; encoded by the coding sequence ATGAAAAGAATACCTTATTCAAGACAGTTTATTGATGAAAATGACAAAAAAGCTATTTTAGAAACTCTTGAAAGTGATTTTTTAACAACAGGACCAAAAATAAAAGAATTTGAAGAAGCTTTATGTAAATATACAGGGGCTAAATATGCTGTGGCTGTCAGTAACGGAACGGCGGCGCTTCACATATCAAGTCTGATTTTACTAAACAAAGGTGATTTGGTTTTAACCACTCCGAATTCATTTGTGGCTACAAGTAATTCTATTCTTTATGCCGGGGCTATTCCGCTGTTTATAGATATAAAAGAGAATGGAAATATAGATTTGGATAAATGTATAGAAATTATAAACCAGTTTGGAAACAGAATAAAAGCCGTATATGCTGTTCATCTTTCCGGAAACCCTGTTGATATGGAAAAATTAGTGTATATCAAAAAAAATTATCCTTATATAAAAATTTTAGAAGATGCTTCGCATGCGATAGGGGCAACTTATAGATGGAAAATGGAAAATGGAAAATGGAAAATTAATAAAATTGGAGATTGTCAAATAAGTGATATAACAACATTTTCATTTCATCCAGTAAAAAATATAACTACAGCTGAAGGCGGAGCGATTTTGACAAATAATGAAGAAATTTACAAAAAAGCACTTATTCTTAGAAATCACGGAATTGTTAGAATGGAAAATGGAAAATGGAAAATGGAAAATGAAGATATGGCTTATGATAAAAAAGGCAATTTAAATCCGTGGTATTATGAAATGAAAGAGCTTGGTTTTAACTATAGAATTACAGATATGCAGTGTGCTCTTGGCTTAAGTCAGCTTAAAAAACTTGATAAGTTTATACAAAAAAAACACTATCTTGCTAAGAGATATGATAAAGCTTTTGAAAATTCAATAATTAAGCCGCTTTATAAATTCAATGAATTTTCAGCTTATCATTTATACGTTGTAAGGGTTGATTTCAGTAAACTTGATATTACAAAAGCCGAGCTTTTTTATAAATTAAGAAAAGCTGGAATTTTTTTGCAGCTTCATTATATTCCTATAAACAAACAGCCTTATTATAAAAAGCTTGGGTACGGTAGTGAAAATCTGCCAAAGATGTACAAATATTATGAAGAGGCTTTTTCAATCCCTCTTTATTATTCTCTGAGTGAAAAAGAGCAGGATTATGTGATTGAAAAACTATTTGAGGCTCTTAAATGA
- the pseB gene encoding UDP-N-acetylglucosamine 4,6-dehydratase (inverting), with the protein MFNDKNILITGGTGSFGKKYTEIILKNYKPNKIIIYSRDELKQYEMAQVFNEKCMRYFIGDVRDKNRLKKAMEDVDYVIHAAALKHVPVAEYNPMECIKTNINGAENVIECAIENEVEKIIALSTDKAAAPINLYGATKLASDKLFIAANNLVGKRKTRFAVVRYGNVIGSRGSVVPFFVKLIKQGRKKLPITHKDMTRFLITLEQGVKFVLKNFERMHGGEIFVPKIPSMKMTDLAKALCPECELEEIGIRPGEKLHEVMITKNDRCIEFNDHFVIKPTIQFHTPVDYSVNNLGEKGEEKDIGFEYSSDNNDWWLNSEEFLKLAKEFI; encoded by the coding sequence ATGTTCAATGACAAAAACATATTAATAACAGGCGGTACCGGAAGTTTTGGTAAAAAATATACAGAAATAATCTTAAAAAATTATAAACCTAACAAAATTATTATTTACAGCAGGGATGAGCTTAAACAGTATGAAATGGCTCAGGTTTTTAATGAAAAATGTATGAGATATTTTATAGGTGACGTAAGGGATAAAAACAGGCTTAAAAAAGCAATGGAAGATGTGGATTATGTGATTCATGCAGCGGCTCTTAAACATGTTCCGGTTGCCGAATATAATCCGATGGAATGTATAAAAACAAATATAAATGGTGCTGAAAATGTAATAGAATGTGCAATTGAAAACGAAGTAGAAAAGATAATAGCCCTCTCAACTGATAAAGCGGCTGCCCCAATTAATTTATACGGTGCCACAAAACTGGCGAGTGATAAGCTTTTTATTGCTGCAAATAATTTAGTAGGTAAAAGAAAAACAAGGTTTGCCGTTGTGAGATACGGTAATGTAATAGGCTCACGCGGAAGTGTGGTTCCATTTTTTGTAAAATTGATAAAACAGGGCAGAAAAAAGCTTCCTATTACCCACAAGGATATGACAAGGTTTTTAATTACGCTTGAGCAGGGTGTGAAATTTGTTTTAAAAAATTTCGAAAGAATGCACGGCGGAGAAATATTTGTTCCCAAAATTCCTTCAATGAAAATGACTGATTTAGCAAAAGCATTATGTCCTGAATGTGAATTGGAAGAAATTGGAATAAGACCTGGTGAAAAATTACATGAAGTAATGATTACCAAAAATGACAGGTGCATTGAGTTTAACGACCATTTTGTAATAAAGCCTACAATTCAATTTCATACTCCGGTTGATTACAGCGTTAATAATTTAGGGGAAAAAGGAGAGGAAAAAGATATCGGTTTTGAATATTCTTCCGATAATAATGACTGGTGGTTAAACAGTGAAGAATTTTTAAAATTAGCCAAGGAATTTATTTAA